A genomic window from Solanum dulcamara chromosome 11, daSolDulc1.2, whole genome shotgun sequence includes:
- the LOC129872760 gene encoding uncharacterized protein LOC129872760: protein MGRREWYKKTTMLLVLLLITITITKVQEVIAALECNGTSSSIGGCLPDVDEFLMESETSTRILAGNARPTQKLTFQATGSRPQICNEKIYGNCINNRNVKATRCNYGTRCNREISKGIN, encoded by the coding sequence ATGGGAAGAAGAGAATGGTACAAGAAGACGACGATGCTGCTTGTGCTGCTTCTAATTACCATTACCATAACAAAGGTGCAAGAAGTAATTGCGGCATTAGAATGTAATGGGACAAGCAGCAGCATAGGTGGTTGTCttccagatgttgatgaatTCCTGATGGAATCAGAAACAAGCACTAGGATTCTTGCTGGTAATGCTAGACCAACACAAAAGCTAACTTTTCAGGCGACGGGGAGCAGACCACAGATATGTAATGAAAAAATTTACGGTAATTGCATCAATAATCGGAACGTTAAGGCAACCCGCTGCAACTATGGTACCCGCTGCAATCGTGAAATCTCCAAGGGCATCAACTAG
- the LOC129873212 gene encoding uncharacterized protein LOC129873212 — MTTVVPTSEEDPVLSVVRFTAEMSWADAGAEIAEPQVNRLCVEAQECMIAGRWLDLAKLMLASADLIFSKASEKDLECIFTIICNLVKKPESLDLVHEMADLISTKIIQQPNDKPALRLKILFNLYNLLENPYSRFFVYLKSLNLASHGNVTEHILPSIKKMDNFLKEWNLGVKDQRELFLAISNILKENKGSTKDSFMFLTKYLETFSSEDASNMNEAKEEAARAIIDFVRSPVMFKCDLLDMPAVAQLEKDAQYAPVYQLLKIFLTQRLNAYLDFEAANSALLKSYGLVHDDCISKMRLMSLVDLGLNESSQIPYSVIKEALQIDDIEVESWVVKAITAKLLDCKIDQMNQVVIVSRCTERVFGVHQWQELRTKLVTWRGNIAGVISTVQANKITEDGTQAMQGLAIR, encoded by the exons ATGACGACGGTTGTTCCTACTTCAGAGGAAGATCCCGTCCTCTCCGTCGTCCGGTTTACAGCGGAGATGTCATGGGCGGACGCCGGCGCCGAG ATTGCAGAACCTCAAGTTAATAGATTGTGTGTCGAGGCCCAGGAATGCATGATTGCGGGAAGGTGGTTGGATTTGGCTAAGCTGATGCTCGCTTCTGCagatttaatattttctaaagcATCTGAAAAAG ATCTTGAGTGCATTTTCACTATCATTTGCAACCTTGTCAAGAAGCCTGAGAGCTTGGACCTAGTACATGAGATGGCAGATCTCATATCTACTAAAATCATTCAACAACCCAATGATAAACCCGCACTGCGCTTGAAAAT CTTGTTCAATCTCTACAACCTGTTGGAGAATCCATACAGCCGTTTCTTCGTTTACTTGAAGTCCCTTAATTTGGCCTCTCATGGAAATGTTACTGAACATATTTTGCCATCCATCAAAAAGATGGATAACTTCTTGAAGGAATGGAATCTTGGTGTCAAAGATCAGAGAGAGCTGTTTCTTGCGATCTCCAACATTTTAAAGGAAAACAAGGG CTCTACAAAAGATTCTTTCATGTTTCTAACAAAGTATCTGGAAACCTTTTCGTCTGAAGATGCTTCTAATATGAATGAGGCAAAGGAAGAAGCTGCCCGTGCAATTATCGATTTTGTCAGATCACCTGTTATGTTCAAg TGTGACTTGCTAGATATGCCTGCTGTAGCCCAGTTGGAGAAAGATGCTCAATATGCTCCAGTATATCAACTTCTGAAGATCTTTCTCACTCAGAGGCTGAATGCTTACTTGGATTTTGAGGCAGCAAATTCAGCATTATTAAAAAGCTATG GACTTGTCCATGATGACTGTATATCGAAGATGAGGTTGATGTCGTTGGTAGATCTTGGCTTGAATGAATCTAGTCAAATTCCTTATTCTGTCATCAAGGAGGCATTGCAG ATCGACGACATTGAGGTAGAATCTTGGGTTGTTAAGGCGATTACAGCTAAGTTACTTGATTGCAAGATTGATCAAATGAATCAAGTAGTAATAGTGAG CCGATGTACTGAGCGTGTGTTTGGTGTGCATCAGTGGCAAGAGCTTCGCACGAAACTAGTGACTTGGAGG GGCAACATTGCGGGTGTTATCAGCACAGTTCAAGCCAACAAGATTACAGAAGATGGCACACAGGCAATGCAAGGATTAGCGATCCGCTAA
- the LOC129873294 gene encoding 60S ribosomal protein L39-3: MPSHKTFMIKKKLAKKQRQNRPIPYWIRMRTDNTIRYNAKRRHWRRTKLGF, encoded by the exons ATG CCTTCGCACAAGACATTCATGATAAAGAAGAAGCTGGCGAAGAAGCAGAGGCAAAACAGGCCTATTCCTTATTGGATCCGCATGCGCACTGACAACACCATCCGCTACAACGCTAAGCGCAGGCACTGGCGCCGCACCAAGCTTGGATTCTAA
- the LOC129873293 gene encoding protein SPIRAL1-like 1 yields the protein MGRGVSAGGGQSSLGYLFGSGEPANNSQTARNQEKAPTNEPASKPAAVAQPVDNTKNVPAGIHSSNTNNYFRADGQNCGNFLTERRSTKVQAAPGGGSSLGYLFGDGSSK from the exons ATGGGCCGCGGAGTGAGTGCTGGGGGCGGTCAGAGTTCTTTGGGCTACCTGTTTGGAAGTGGAGAGCCTGCTAACAATTCTCAGACTGCTCGCAACCAGGAAAAGGCTCCAACTAATGAGCCTGCCTCAAAGCCAGCTGCTGTTGCACAACCTGTGGATAACACCAAGAATGTTCCAGCAGGCATTCACAGTAGCAACACAAACAACTATTTTCGTGCTGATGGCCAGAACTGCGGCAACTTTCTAACG GAAAGGCGTTCGACCAAGGTCCAAGCCGCACCTGGTGGTGGTTCTTCCCTGGGATATTTATTTGGTGATGGCAGCAGCAAGTGA